In Vulpes lagopus strain Blue_001 chromosome 1, ASM1834538v1, whole genome shotgun sequence, a genomic segment contains:
- the LOC121497432 gene encoding uncharacterized protein LOC121497432 isoform X2: MSSPMIASCRPTCPMVLEEWEPGVPDTENVHPLSKETSGWPLRRSGQLLGTDSSPCTSSFRNQPWPKESLSDEEKGKEEEMEEDDSSFKLCVPGIVPLQSPLPKTFRSTDTVAGEVQRPAQLPLKGQGPFPQIWREAELPEACSCLGSSTVLTWIQGWGDVTVTGNCSQPPL; this comes from the exons ATGTCGTCCCCAATGATAGCGAGCTGCCGACCCACCTGCCCCATGGTGCTGGAGGAATGGGAGCCAG GGGTGCCAGACACTGAAAATGTACATCCACTCAGCAAG GAGACCTCAGGCTGGCCTCTTCGAAGGTCGGGGCAACTCCTTGGAACTGACTCCTCACCTTGTACAAGCAGCTTCAGAAATCAGCCATGGCCAAAG GAAAGCTTGTCTGATGAGGAGAAAggcaaggaagaggaaatggaggaagATGACAGCTCCTTCAAGCTCTGTGTCCCAGGCATTGTCCCCCTGCAGTCACCGCTGCCTAAGACTTTTAGATCAACAGATACAGTGG CAGGTGAAGTGCAGAGGCCTGCGCAGCTTCCCCTCAAGGGGCAGGGCCCTTTCCCCCAAAtctggagagaggcagagttgcCAGAAGCCTGCTCCTGTCTCGGGAGCTCCACTGTGCTGACCTGGATCCAAGGATGGGGTGACGTCACAGTGACTGGGAACTGTAGTCAGCCTCCACTGTAA
- the LOC121497432 gene encoding uncharacterized protein LOC121497432 isoform X1 yields MSSPMIASCRPTCPMVLEEWEPGVPDTENVHPLSKETSGWPLRRSGQLLGTDSSPCTSSFRNQPWPKFPLKESLSDEEKGKEEEMEEDDSSFKLCVPGIVPLQSPLPKTFRSTDTVAGEVQRPAQLPLKGQGPFPQIWREAELPEACSCLGSSTVLTWIQGWGDVTVTGNCSQPPL; encoded by the exons ATGTCGTCCCCAATGATAGCGAGCTGCCGACCCACCTGCCCCATGGTGCTGGAGGAATGGGAGCCAG GGGTGCCAGACACTGAAAATGTACATCCACTCAGCAAG GAGACCTCAGGCTGGCCTCTTCGAAGGTCGGGGCAACTCCTTGGAACTGACTCCTCACCTTGTACAAGCAGCTTCAGAAATCAGCCATGGCCAAAG TTTCCTCTCAAGGAAAGCTTGTCTGATGAGGAGAAAggcaaggaagaggaaatggaggaagATGACAGCTCCTTCAAGCTCTGTGTCCCAGGCATTGTCCCCCTGCAGTCACCGCTGCCTAAGACTTTTAGATCAACAGATACAGTGG CAGGTGAAGTGCAGAGGCCTGCGCAGCTTCCCCTCAAGGGGCAGGGCCCTTTCCCCCAAAtctggagagaggcagagttgcCAGAAGCCTGCTCCTGTCTCGGGAGCTCCACTGTGCTGACCTGGATCCAAGGATGGGGTGACGTCACAGTGACTGGGAACTGTAGTCAGCCTCCACTGTAA
- the LOC121497432 gene encoding uncharacterized protein LOC121497432 isoform X4, giving the protein MSSPMIASCRPTCPMVLEEWEPGVPDTENVHPLSKETSGWPLRRSGQLLGTDSSPCTSSFRNQPWPKFPLKESLSDEEKGKEEEMEEDDSSFKLCVPGIVPLQSPLPKTFRSTDTVECLSCDPSLPPQKGMAHPCCRTSSI; this is encoded by the exons ATGTCGTCCCCAATGATAGCGAGCTGCCGACCCACCTGCCCCATGGTGCTGGAGGAATGGGAGCCAG GGGTGCCAGACACTGAAAATGTACATCCACTCAGCAAG GAGACCTCAGGCTGGCCTCTTCGAAGGTCGGGGCAACTCCTTGGAACTGACTCCTCACCTTGTACAAGCAGCTTCAGAAATCAGCCATGGCCAAAG TTTCCTCTCAAGGAAAGCTTGTCTGATGAGGAGAAAggcaaggaagaggaaatggaggaagATGACAGCTCCTTCAAGCTCTGTGTCCCAGGCATTGTCCCCCTGCAGTCACCGCTGCCTAAGACTTTTAGATCAACAGATACAGTGG AGTGCCTCAGCTGTgacccttccctgccccctcagAAGGGCATGGCTCACCCTTGCTGCAGGACCTcttccatatga
- the LOC121497432 gene encoding gametogenetin-binding protein 1-like isoform X5 → MSSPMIASCRPTCPMVLEEWEPGVPDTENVHPLSKETSGWPLRRSGQLLGTDSSPCTSSFRNQPWPKFPLKESLSDEEKGKEEEMEEDDSSFKLCVPGIVPLQSPLPKTFRSTDTVGFVESELKKLLIVQQES, encoded by the exons ATGTCGTCCCCAATGATAGCGAGCTGCCGACCCACCTGCCCCATGGTGCTGGAGGAATGGGAGCCAG GGGTGCCAGACACTGAAAATGTACATCCACTCAGCAAG GAGACCTCAGGCTGGCCTCTTCGAAGGTCGGGGCAACTCCTTGGAACTGACTCCTCACCTTGTACAAGCAGCTTCAGAAATCAGCCATGGCCAAAG TTTCCTCTCAAGGAAAGCTTGTCTGATGAGGAGAAAggcaaggaagaggaaatggaggaagATGACAGCTCCTTCAAGCTCTGTGTCCCAGGCATTGTCCCCCTGCAGTCACCGCTGCCTAAGACTTTTAGATCAACAGATACAGTGG GTTTCGTGGAGTCGGAGTTAAAGAAGCTTCTGATAGTTCAACAGGAGTCCTAA
- the BAK1 gene encoding bcl-2 homologous antagonist/killer isoform X1 gives MASGQGPGPPRRECGEAAPSSTSEEQVARDTEEVFRSYVFYRHRQEQEAEGAAVPADPEMVTLPLEPSSTMGQVGRQLAIIGDDINQRYDSEFQAMLQHLQPTAENAYEYFTKIASSLFESGINWGRVVALLGFGYRLALHVYQRGLTGFLGQVTRFVADFMLHHCIARWIAQRGGWVAALNLGNGPILNVLIVLSVVLLGQFVPTGLGERREKFMIKPNAGSGCRWSPLTSPHPLSVSENKL, from the exons ATGGCATCCGGGCAaggcccagggcctcccaggcGGGAGTGTGGAGAGGCTGCCCCGTCTTCTACTTCTG AGGAGCAGGTAGCCCGGGACACCGAGGAGGTTTTCCGCAGCTATGTTTTTTACCGCCATCGGCAGGAGCAGGAGGCTGAGGGGGCGGCTGTGCCAGCTGACCCAGAAATGGTCACCTTGCCCCTAGAACCTAGCAG CACCATGGGGCAGGTGGGTCGGCAGCTCGCTATCATTGGGGACGACATCAACCAGCGCTATGACTCGGAGTTCCAGGCCATGCTGCAGCACCTACAGCCGACAGCAGAGAATGCCTATGAGTACTTCACCAAGATTGCCTCGAG CCTATTTGAGAGCGGCATCAACTGGGGCCGAGTGGTGGCTCTCCTGGGCTTTGGCTACCGCCTGGCCCTGCATGTCTACCAACGTGGCCTGACTGGCTTCCTGGGCCAGGTGACCCGCTTCGTGGCCGACTTCATGCTGCATCATTGCATTGCCCGGTGGATTGCGCAGAGGGGTGGCTGG GTGGCAGCCCTGAACTTGGGAAACGGCCCCATCCTGAACGTGCTGATAGTGCTGTCTGTGGTTCTGTTGGGCCAGTTTGTG CCTACAGGtctgggggaaaggagagagaagttcATGATTAAGCCAAATGCAGGGAGCGGATGCAGATGGAGCCCGCTGACCAGCCCCCACCCTCTGAGTGTGTCTGAAAATAAACTGTAA
- the BAK1 gene encoding bcl-2 homologous antagonist/killer isoform X3, with protein sequence MASGQGPGPPRRECGEAAPSSTSEEQVARDTEEVFRSYVFYRHRQEQEAEGAAVPADPEMVTLPLEPSSLFESGINWGRVVALLGFGYRLALHVYQRGLTGFLGQVTRFVADFMLHHCIARWIAQRGGWVAALNLGNGPILNVLIVLSVVLLGQFVPTGLGERREKFMIKPNAGSGCRWSPLTSPHPLSVSENKL encoded by the exons ATGGCATCCGGGCAaggcccagggcctcccaggcGGGAGTGTGGAGAGGCTGCCCCGTCTTCTACTTCTG AGGAGCAGGTAGCCCGGGACACCGAGGAGGTTTTCCGCAGCTATGTTTTTTACCGCCATCGGCAGGAGCAGGAGGCTGAGGGGGCGGCTGTGCCAGCTGACCCAGAAATGGTCACCTTGCCCCTAGAACCTAGCAG CCTATTTGAGAGCGGCATCAACTGGGGCCGAGTGGTGGCTCTCCTGGGCTTTGGCTACCGCCTGGCCCTGCATGTCTACCAACGTGGCCTGACTGGCTTCCTGGGCCAGGTGACCCGCTTCGTGGCCGACTTCATGCTGCATCATTGCATTGCCCGGTGGATTGCGCAGAGGGGTGGCTGG GTGGCAGCCCTGAACTTGGGAAACGGCCCCATCCTGAACGTGCTGATAGTGCTGTCTGTGGTTCTGTTGGGCCAGTTTGTG CCTACAGGtctgggggaaaggagagagaagttcATGATTAAGCCAAATGCAGGGAGCGGATGCAGATGGAGCCCGCTGACCAGCCCCCACCCTCTGAGTGTGTCTGAAAATAAACTGTAA
- the BAK1 gene encoding bcl-2 homologous antagonist/killer isoform X2 produces the protein MASGQGPGPPRRECGEAAPSSTSEEQVARDTEEVFRSYVFYRHRQEQEAEGAAVPADPEMVTLPLEPSSTMGQVGRQLAIIGDDINQRYDSEFQAMLQHLQPTAENAYEYFTKIASSLFESGINWGRVVALLGFGYRLALHVYQRGLTGFLGQVTRFVADFMLHHCIARWIAQRGGWVAALNLGNGPILNVLIVLSVVLLGQFVVRRFFKS, from the exons ATGGCATCCGGGCAaggcccagggcctcccaggcGGGAGTGTGGAGAGGCTGCCCCGTCTTCTACTTCTG AGGAGCAGGTAGCCCGGGACACCGAGGAGGTTTTCCGCAGCTATGTTTTTTACCGCCATCGGCAGGAGCAGGAGGCTGAGGGGGCGGCTGTGCCAGCTGACCCAGAAATGGTCACCTTGCCCCTAGAACCTAGCAG CACCATGGGGCAGGTGGGTCGGCAGCTCGCTATCATTGGGGACGACATCAACCAGCGCTATGACTCGGAGTTCCAGGCCATGCTGCAGCACCTACAGCCGACAGCAGAGAATGCCTATGAGTACTTCACCAAGATTGCCTCGAG CCTATTTGAGAGCGGCATCAACTGGGGCCGAGTGGTGGCTCTCCTGGGCTTTGGCTACCGCCTGGCCCTGCATGTCTACCAACGTGGCCTGACTGGCTTCCTGGGCCAGGTGACCCGCTTCGTGGCCGACTTCATGCTGCATCATTGCATTGCCCGGTGGATTGCGCAGAGGGGTGGCTGG GTGGCAGCCCTGAACTTGGGAAACGGCCCCATCCTGAACGTGCTGATAGTGCTGTCTGTGGTTCTGTTGGGCCAGTTTGTGGTACGAAGATTCTTCAAATCATGA
- the BAK1 gene encoding bcl-2 homologous antagonist/killer isoform X4 — MGQVGRQLAIIGDDINQRYDSEFQAMLQHLQPTAENAYEYFTKIASSLFESGINWGRVVALLGFGYRLALHVYQRGLTGFLGQVTRFVADFMLHHCIARWIAQRGGWVAALNLGNGPILNVLIVLSVVLLGQFVPTGLGERREKFMIKPNAGSGCRWSPLTSPHPLSVSENKL; from the exons ATGGGGCAGGTGGGTCGGCAGCTCGCTATCATTGGGGACGACATCAACCAGCGCTATGACTCGGAGTTCCAGGCCATGCTGCAGCACCTACAGCCGACAGCAGAGAATGCCTATGAGTACTTCACCAAGATTGCCTCGAG CCTATTTGAGAGCGGCATCAACTGGGGCCGAGTGGTGGCTCTCCTGGGCTTTGGCTACCGCCTGGCCCTGCATGTCTACCAACGTGGCCTGACTGGCTTCCTGGGCCAGGTGACCCGCTTCGTGGCCGACTTCATGCTGCATCATTGCATTGCCCGGTGGATTGCGCAGAGGGGTGGCTGG GTGGCAGCCCTGAACTTGGGAAACGGCCCCATCCTGAACGTGCTGATAGTGCTGTCTGTGGTTCTGTTGGGCCAGTTTGTG CCTACAGGtctgggggaaaggagagagaagttcATGATTAAGCCAAATGCAGGGAGCGGATGCAGATGGAGCCCGCTGACCAGCCCCCACCCTCTGAGTGTGTCTGAAAATAAACTGTAA